The genomic region CCCGGCGCTGCTCACAGTGGTGGCCAGCAACCGGCCGGCCGACGGCCAGACCCACGCCCAGCGGTCGCTGCCCCAGAGCCGCCGACCGGTCGCGGCGTCGACGACCCGCAGCCCACCGGAGCGGTTCTGGAGGCAGACGGCGGTGCCGCAGTCCGACGCGTACAGCGCCTCGTCGGCGGGTGTGCGCCAGCGCTGGTCCAGCCCGTCCAGCCCGTACGCGGTGATCATCGTCGGGGACCCACCGAAGGTGAGCAGCAGGTCGTCCACGATCTGCACACCCGTGTGCGCCCCGCTGACGGTCGCCGCCAGCTCGGTGCGGGCCAGCACGGCGCCTGTGGTCCCGTCGAGGACCTCGATGGGTCCGTTCGCGTGGCTGAGCACCACCCGGTCCACGCCGTGCTCGCCGTCGCGGAAGCTGAACTCGCCGCCCGCGACGATGGGCACCTGCCAGCGCACGGTGCCGCAGCACGGGTCGAGAGCCCGTAGGGTGCCCCCATCGTCGCCGACGGAGTGCAGCAGCAGGTTGCCGTCGGCGAGCAGGCTGGGGCTGCCGGGCTGCTGCCAGCGGTACGCCCCGGTCCGGCGATCCAGCGCCACGGTGAGCGTTCCCCGCCGGTCCGGGCCGGTCTCGTGCCCGGTGGCCAGCAGCATGTCGCCCTGCTGGGCGATGCCCCAGTAGCGGCCCTCCGCAGGCAGCGAAGCCTGCCAGGCCGGCTCGCCGCCGGGCAGCCGGATGGCGGTCAACCGCCGCTGCGCCGACGGCCCGCTGAGCGGCTCGACGAGCACGAAGAGGTCACTGGTGACCAGGGCGTCGGCGCCGAGGCGGCCCGGCAGCGCCAACACCTCACGCCGGGGGTGCGGCCCCGCGCCGGCCAGGCTGACAAGCAGAAGCAGCAGGACCACTGCGCAGCGCAGGGGTCGCCCCTTGTCCAGTGGCGGGCGGGGCAGCCGGTCGTCGTCCGGCCCGTGCCGCAGCTCGCCGAGGTCGATCAGCGGGCCGGTCACCTGTGTAACCGCCACAGCGCCGTCGAGCCGTCGAGGCGCCGACAGAGCAGCACCGGCAGCGCCGCCTGGCACCCGCCGGCCACCCCCGGCAGGATGTCCAGGGTCCGCGCCCGGCCGGCGGCCAGGTCCAGTTCGGCGACCACGAGCCGACCGTCGACAGTCGACCGTATGCCGATCAGGTCGTCGTCCCTGCGCAGGCGGCTCACCAGCCCCCACTGGCCCAGATCCGTCCGCTCCTGCCCGCTCGTCGCGTCGCGTACCGCGTACCGCTGGTCGCGCCCCATCATCAACATCCGGTCCTGCCGGACGTCGGCAAGCATGTCCGGACCGGGATAGGCCCATCGGACGCCGCCGGTGGTGGCGTCGATGGCCTGCAGGCCGCCGGTCTGCTGGCCCGCGCAGAGCAGATCCGCGCAGGCCACCAACCAGGCCACCAGTGGCACCGGGGACGTCCACATCGGTGCGATGTCGGGAAGGCTGTAGGCGACAAGCCGGGTGCTGCCGGGCGGGACGAGCAACACCAGGTCGCCTACGACCTGCACCCGCTGGAACGCCGACCGGTCACCGGGCAGCGTGTCGACGCTCCGCAGCAGGGTGCCGGTGCCGGCGTCGTACACCTGTAGTTCGCCGGTCGGCTGGACGACCACTACCTGGTCGACCCGGCCGTCGCGCTCGTGGTAGTCGGGGCTGCCGGGTGGGACGGGCACCGACCAGAGCACCCGGCCGGTGTCGGGCGCCACCCGGCTCACCGTGCCCGGCGCGTCGTCCGCGTCGTCCACGAGAAGCAGGCCGCCGTCGACAGTCCACTGGACGAGCCCCGGATGGTGCCAGCGCCGCTGCCCCGTGGCGACGTCGAAGGCTGTGGTCTCCAGCACCTCGGCGGTGTTGGCCCCGACGGCCAGCAGCAACCCGCGCTCCGCCCACACGGCCAGGTAGTCACCGCTTCGTGCCAGCGGCACCCGCCACCGGCGCCGCACGCTCTGCTCGCCGGTCGCCGAGGGCAGTGTGTACGCCGTGAGGTACCGCTCGCCGTCAGGTGTGGTCGGGTCGACCACGACGACGCCGTCATCGGTGAGGTACGCCGAAGCGTCCGGCACGGTCGGCACCGACGTCACCGCCCGGCGGGGCACCGGTGCCCCGCCTGCGAGCACGAGCAGGGTCAGCAGCAGTACGCCGGTGCTGCGCAGCGGTCGGCCGGCGGCGCGCGGCCGGCGGGGCGGCGGTATCGATGTCGGCTCGTCCCGGACCTCGCCCAGCTCGATGATCGACAACGACCGTCCCTCCGTGGCGGGGTGCGGCCTACCAGGTTCCCCGGCAAACCGGCCGCTGCCGTACCGGCCCGGCAAATGCGACGCAACCGCGCCTGTACGATGGCGCGTCGTGGCTGTGCCGGTGGTAGACCCCTCGCTGAATCCCGTGACCGACGCCGACCCGGCCGAGGTCGAGCCGACACGGCGGCCTCGACGCCGCCCGGCCCGAACCGACCTGTTGGCCCTCGGAGCCTATGTGCTGCTGGGTGTCTTCGTCTGCCTCAACTACTGGGGTGACGTGACCGGCCGGGTCTCCTCGCACCTGCCGACCGACCACAGTTGGTTCGAGTGGCTGTTCGCCCACGGCGCCTACTCGGTCCGGCACCTGGAGAACCCGCTGTTCACGGCCCGTCAGAACGCCCCGGACGGGGTGAACATGATGGCCAACACCTCGCTGCTCGGTGTGACACTGCCGCTGTCGCCGCTGACAATGCTGTTCGGCCCGCAGGTCACGTACGCCCTCTACCTGGGCGGAGCCCTGGCGGCCACCGCGGGCACCGCGTACTGGATGCTCTCCCGGCAC from Micromonospora profundi harbors:
- a CDS encoding outer membrane protein assembly factor BamB family protein; translated protein: MSIIELGEVRDEPTSIPPPRRPRAAGRPLRSTGVLLLTLLVLAGGAPVPRRAVTSVPTVPDASAYLTDDGVVVVDPTTPDGERYLTAYTLPSATGEQSVRRRWRVPLARSGDYLAVWAERGLLLAVGANTAEVLETTAFDVATGQRRWHHPGLVQWTVDGGLLLVDDADDAPGTVSRVAPDTGRVLWSVPVPPGSPDYHERDGRVDQVVVVQPTGELQVYDAGTGTLLRSVDTLPGDRSAFQRVQVVGDLVLLVPPGSTRLVAYSLPDIAPMWTSPVPLVAWLVACADLLCAGQQTGGLQAIDATTGGVRWAYPGPDMLADVRQDRMLMMGRDQRYAVRDATSGQERTDLGQWGLVSRLRRDDDLIGIRSTVDGRLVVAELDLAAGRARTLDILPGVAGGCQAALPVLLCRRLDGSTALWRLHR
- a CDS encoding outer membrane protein assembly factor BamB family protein, yielding MTGPLIDLGELRHGPDDDRLPRPPLDKGRPLRCAVVLLLLLVSLAGAGPHPRREVLALPGRLGADALVTSDLFVLVEPLSGPSAQRRLTAIRLPGGEPAWQASLPAEGRYWGIAQQGDMLLATGHETGPDRRGTLTVALDRRTGAYRWQQPGSPSLLADGNLLLHSVGDDGGTLRALDPCCGTVRWQVPIVAGGEFSFRDGEHGVDRVVLSHANGPIEVLDGTTGAVLARTELAATVSGAHTGVQIVDDLLLTFGGSPTMITAYGLDGLDQRWRTPADEALYASDCGTAVCLQNRSGGLRVVDAATGRRLWGSDRWAWVWPSAGRLLATTVSSAGPGAEQLSVLDPQTGRMLADLGRWELAQFPWGGPTIGVRRHPDGGLLVADLDVRAGTVRLLDVLPDTAGECQAVVTGQLLCRRQDASFALWRLPV